From Pseudomonas sp. FP2335, the proteins below share one genomic window:
- a CDS encoding dermonecrotic toxin domain-containing protein yields MPDLQPPPAEGGTLNADLRGVHYDVLKERVPAWFSQAPASRQAELGNYELHLPSWYRRATPQQHAALSSAHRHFRQALNQLENRLGNLNDIFEFAEQPLKDAIKSRFGLDVDVRNVYFARKYAFKDRDDLWGFLVLDRTNDPSLNHEYRGISLLEAALANFEPAEQKPPRCSDCQVITRWGSYDGDIIVRYPTVSAEAVAIAPHLFATLCRNLDLGTRYQQHINDILQPADPGEREALEGQLEEHQRQHLAVSTEIAHLQYAHKPNSTQVASGISAPVYDMLKQLLADAPAITLDGRPVVVQALKVFGIVLVGPLLIGPSRSGAGTPQRLVVYLPNDPQQPLREYEHSAAFMADLRMRLHSVAYRRFFSRFIPVRQQGEFFRKFNRLYQPTDRDAQGDFPLRSNPAQLPLGDVTLRGNLWPQLRRAMVEKIRADARAVAVPTGDEDSKARKERLQSYLDAVVSVFNLAAFVVPGLGPIMLAVGAVQMCHEVYEGIEAFENDDIRAMWAHFSSVALNVGFIGAGAYVLPRIQVSRVAEQLKPVTLSNGEQRLWKPDLAPYKVDLELAPDAQPDALGLFEHQGQKVLALDGDFYRVRQDVDSGDYRVQHPTRPHAYEPLLEHNQQGAWSHEAEEPLTWDATTVLRRLGHDVQSLNSEARQQAQLASGIDTDTLRTVHADQQPTPLLLADSLQRFRLHQELTTFIEQLGSADPATYAQADLAAQLDLMLRRGLLGNQPLRVLGSTGEVLWDDPAPAATPRTQVVLNHVQDANGAGLTEVLRTLQDQDPELKDIPGTAADSIDQRATLLRRYLAQQAADLKHALLEERYRALYPDADPAVQQLLTQYPKLPVPVARSLLDCTSTLERQALGNGGRLPETLDERARWAEQETRVARAYEGLFLDESAGLDTQRLALRTLETLPGWQRGSRIELRQFSADGELLDAIGSPDAGARRSLILTADGQFDSPGGRDFHSALWHLLSSAERQALGVNNVAELKSAIAQTPLPRAPLRTVLLEHPIVKPAYDPAMRLLGGGRGLPQLLASTANALRTPQVRVRRLFRTFSDEQITGFIESLGPNVRGELTRLETEYADLKQHLKAWVHSTRHASPLSQSNARYVAQQIKRCWRRETGSELRLTPAQPHGLPALTAGFGHVQTVVIRAMSWSPEADTFLSNFTGLKVLTLDRSGVQQLPEAIGAMRELTYLSMQNNGLRLTAHSAARLAALERLEYVDLSHNNLGIAPDFSGMPQLKYVDLKYAGIEQWPAGVRDQLNLQRFDLQFNRLRAIPRENLEPAPEDFQQRVRINGVTLIAGNPFPPEVARQVDDYWLRLSRQHPELLTSSITDAFSVESPMIRQVLHMHPDMTYMRARELIWSLGEDAEAHLTLQVQEFDRLYEQLNAWAFSGGGAHQRYIRGDRLQRNVPTRDARFTARELIVKCWLRDAPTRNARDGTPIGFALDLSGLPLPSLPSLEADFSHVGSLNLSNMGLETSPESFLMNFRGVRWLDLSNNRLRELPPALEHMQGLTRLSLQNNRLRLTPQTRQILAGRVTLRALLLDNNPLGMSPDFSNIGDMRSLSLHSAGLDTWPTGLWEQPLLDRIDLSDNRLTDIPAALINPPPEDLAHSARISGVTLLADNPLSDATLQQVNAYAGRLREAGLLTAQRPNALVSTAGRRSALLDADFVSAPFQRWTQGLDAAQVIARRAQWRGLRGQAGSDGFFQMLNDLQEAGVGHAELQRRVWEVIDSVTEHTAESEALRERMFDWAGRAACCDRAALSFSNVEVMTLVERARAQATDLAQGPALMKLSRGLFRLDQVESIALNDIATRTAAINQDPSLSTAQKQHRIAQLEEVEIRLAYRVGLKGPQRLDLPGQPDQTRFTVLGRVTPAMLDAAEAQVLRLNGSPQEFQALMAREFWQDFITSKYRPQFDTLSKPYHERLAVLHDQAEAGSLSRATYEAQAKDLQAQLAVEESALIESLTRQELLEHPLD; encoded by the coding sequence ATGCCTGACCTGCAACCTCCGCCCGCCGAAGGCGGCACCCTCAATGCCGACCTGCGCGGCGTTCATTACGACGTGCTCAAGGAGCGTGTGCCGGCCTGGTTTTCCCAGGCCCCGGCATCGCGCCAGGCCGAGTTGGGCAACTACGAACTGCATCTGCCGTCCTGGTATCGCCGGGCGACGCCGCAGCAGCACGCTGCGTTGTCGAGCGCACACCGTCATTTTCGCCAGGCGTTGAACCAACTGGAAAACCGCCTGGGCAACCTCAACGACATTTTCGAGTTCGCCGAACAGCCGCTCAAGGACGCGATCAAGAGCCGCTTCGGTCTTGATGTGGATGTGCGCAATGTCTATTTCGCGCGCAAGTATGCGTTCAAGGATCGCGATGACCTGTGGGGCTTCCTGGTGCTGGACCGCACCAACGACCCGTCGCTGAACCATGAATACCGTGGCATTTCCTTGTTGGAAGCGGCCTTGGCCAACTTCGAACCCGCCGAGCAAAAGCCGCCGCGTTGCAGCGATTGCCAGGTCATCACCCGATGGGGCAGCTACGACGGCGATATTATTGTGCGCTATCCCACGGTCAGCGCCGAAGCCGTCGCCATCGCCCCCCATCTGTTCGCCACGCTCTGCCGTAACCTCGACCTGGGCACGCGCTACCAACAACACATCAATGACATCCTGCAACCGGCCGACCCCGGCGAGCGCGAGGCGTTGGAGGGGCAACTGGAAGAGCACCAGCGCCAGCATCTGGCGGTGAGTACCGAAATCGCGCACCTGCAATATGCGCATAAACCGAACAGTACCCAAGTGGCGTCCGGCATCAGCGCGCCGGTCTATGACATGCTCAAACAGCTGCTGGCCGATGCTCCGGCCATCACCCTGGATGGCCGGCCGGTGGTCGTCCAGGCGCTCAAGGTATTCGGTATTGTGCTGGTGGGCCCGCTGCTGATCGGGCCGAGCCGGTCCGGCGCCGGCACGCCCCAGCGCCTGGTGGTGTACCTGCCCAACGATCCGCAACAACCGTTACGCGAGTATGAGCACAGCGCCGCGTTCATGGCGGACCTGAGGATGCGCCTGCACAGCGTCGCCTACCGGCGATTCTTCAGCCGCTTTATTCCGGTGCGCCAGCAAGGTGAGTTCTTTCGCAAGTTCAACCGGCTGTACCAGCCCACGGACAGGGACGCGCAAGGCGATTTCCCATTGCGGTCGAACCCCGCCCAGCTGCCGTTGGGCGACGTCACCCTCAGGGGCAACCTGTGGCCGCAATTGCGCCGGGCGATGGTCGAGAAAATCCGCGCCGACGCTCGCGCCGTAGCCGTGCCTACCGGCGATGAAGACAGCAAGGCGCGCAAGGAGCGGCTACAGAGCTATCTGGATGCGGTGGTCAGCGTGTTCAACCTGGCCGCCTTCGTGGTGCCCGGCCTGGGGCCGATCATGCTGGCGGTGGGAGCGGTGCAGATGTGCCACGAGGTGTATGAAGGCATCGAGGCTTTTGAAAATGACGACATCCGCGCGATGTGGGCGCACTTTTCCAGCGTGGCGTTGAACGTGGGGTTTATCGGCGCCGGCGCGTACGTGCTGCCGCGCATTCAGGTGTCGCGTGTGGCCGAGCAACTCAAGCCGGTCACTTTATCGAACGGTGAACAGCGCTTATGGAAACCGGACCTGGCGCCCTACAAGGTCGACCTCGAACTGGCACCGGACGCCCAGCCTGATGCCCTGGGCCTGTTCGAGCACCAGGGGCAAAAAGTGCTGGCCCTGGATGGCGATTTTTACCGCGTCAGGCAGGATGTCGACAGCGGCGATTACCGCGTACAACACCCCACCCGGCCGCACGCCTACGAGCCCTTGCTGGAACACAACCAGCAGGGTGCCTGGAGCCACGAGGCCGAAGAACCGCTGACCTGGGACGCCACAACCGTGCTCAGGCGCCTAGGCCATGATGTGCAGTCCCTCAATAGCGAGGCGCGCCAGCAGGCGCAACTGGCCAGCGGCATAGACACCGATACCCTGCGCACCGTGCACGCCGATCAGCAACCCACGCCACTGCTGCTGGCCGACTCCCTCCAGCGCTTTCGCCTGCACCAGGAGCTGACTACCTTCATCGAACAGTTGGGCAGTGCCGACCCGGCCACCTACGCGCAGGCCGACCTGGCCGCGCAACTGGACCTGATGCTGCGCCGTGGCTTGCTCGGCAACCAGCCGCTGCGGGTGTTGGGCAGTACCGGCGAGGTGCTCTGGGACGATCCGGCACCGGCCGCTACCCCGCGTACGCAAGTGGTGCTCAATCACGTGCAGGATGCCAATGGCGCAGGGCTGACCGAGGTGCTGCGCACCCTGCAAGACCAAGACCCCGAACTCAAGGACATCCCCGGCACTGCCGCCGATAGCATCGACCAGCGTGCGACCCTGCTGCGCCGATACCTGGCGCAGCAGGCCGCGGACCTCAAGCACGCGCTGCTTGAGGAGCGCTACCGGGCGCTGTACCCGGACGCCGATCCGGCAGTCCAGCAGCTCTTGACCCAGTACCCGAAACTGCCGGTGCCGGTTGCCCGGTCACTGCTCGACTGCACCAGCACGCTCGAGCGCCAGGCCCTGGGCAATGGCGGCCGGCTGCCCGAGACGCTGGATGAGCGGGCGCGTTGGGCGGAGCAGGAAACCCGTGTCGCCCGCGCCTATGAAGGGCTGTTCCTCGATGAATCGGCGGGCCTCGACACCCAGCGCCTGGCCCTGCGCACGCTGGAAACCTTGCCGGGCTGGCAGCGCGGTTCGCGAATCGAGCTGCGCCAGTTTTCGGCCGACGGTGAGCTGCTCGATGCCATCGGCTCCCCGGACGCGGGCGCCCGGCGCAGCCTGATCCTGACTGCGGATGGCCAATTCGACAGCCCGGGCGGGCGCGACTTCCACTCGGCCTTGTGGCACCTGTTGAGCAGCGCCGAGCGCCAGGCCCTGGGCGTGAATAACGTGGCCGAGCTCAAATCGGCCATCGCGCAAACGCCGTTGCCACGGGCGCCATTGCGCACGGTGCTGCTGGAACACCCCATCGTCAAACCCGCCTATGACCCGGCGATGCGCCTGCTCGGTGGCGGTCGCGGGTTGCCGCAATTGCTGGCGAGTACCGCCAATGCCCTGCGTACACCCCAAGTGCGTGTGCGCCGGCTGTTTCGTACGTTCAGCGATGAGCAAATCACAGGCTTTATCGAGTCATTGGGCCCCAACGTACGCGGTGAGTTGACGCGGCTGGAAACCGAGTACGCCGACCTCAAGCAGCACCTCAAAGCCTGGGTCCACAGCACTCGTCATGCCTCGCCGCTCTCGCAGAGCAATGCGCGCTATGTCGCCCAGCAAATCAAACGCTGCTGGCGGCGCGAGACGGGCAGCGAATTGCGCCTGACCCCGGCCCAACCCCATGGTTTACCTGCGCTCACCGCCGGCTTCGGGCATGTTCAGACGGTGGTCATACGCGCGATGAGCTGGTCGCCCGAGGCGGACACCTTTCTGAGTAACTTCACTGGCCTCAAGGTGCTCACGCTCGACCGCAGTGGCGTGCAGCAATTGCCCGAGGCCATCGGTGCCATGCGCGAGCTGACCTACCTGTCGATGCAGAACAATGGCTTGCGACTGACGGCGCACAGCGCGGCCCGCCTGGCGGCGCTGGAACGCCTGGAGTACGTGGACCTGTCCCACAACAACCTGGGGATTGCGCCGGACTTCAGCGGCATGCCCCAGCTCAAATACGTGGACTTGAAATACGCCGGGATCGAGCAGTGGCCAGCCGGGGTGCGCGATCAGCTCAACCTGCAGCGTTTCGATTTGCAGTTCAATCGGCTGCGCGCAATCCCTAGGGAAAACCTGGAGCCGGCCCCCGAGGATTTCCAGCAGAGGGTGCGCATCAACGGCGTGACCCTGATCGCGGGCAATCCGTTTCCACCCGAGGTGGCTCGCCAAGTGGACGACTACTGGCTGCGCCTCTCCCGGCAGCACCCCGAATTGCTCACCAGTAGTATCACCGACGCCTTCAGCGTCGAATCGCCAATGATCCGGCAAGTGCTGCACATGCACCCCGACATGACGTACATGCGTGCCAGGGAGCTGATTTGGAGCTTGGGGGAGGACGCCGAGGCCCATTTGACGCTCCAGGTGCAGGAATTCGATCGACTTTACGAACAGCTCAATGCCTGGGCTTTTTCTGGAGGGGGGGCGCATCAGCGTTATATCCGTGGCGACCGTTTGCAGCGCAACGTCCCGACCCGCGATGCACGCTTCACTGCCCGGGAGCTGATCGTCAAATGCTGGCTGCGTGACGCGCCGACGCGAAACGCACGTGACGGCACGCCCATCGGCTTCGCGCTCGACCTCAGCGGTCTGCCACTGCCCAGCCTGCCGAGCCTGGAGGCGGATTTCAGCCATGTGGGCTCGCTCAACTTGAGCAACATGGGGCTGGAGACTTCCCCGGAGAGCTTCCTGATGAACTTTCGCGGTGTGCGCTGGCTGGACCTGTCCAACAACCGACTGCGCGAGCTGCCCCCCGCGCTGGAGCATATGCAAGGCTTGACCCGCTTGAGCCTGCAAAACAACCGGCTTCGCCTGACGCCGCAGACCCGGCAGATCCTGGCCGGGCGCGTGACCCTGCGTGCGCTGCTGTTGGACAATAACCCGCTGGGCATGTCGCCGGACTTCAGCAACATTGGCGATATGCGGTCATTGAGCCTGCACAGTGCCGGGCTCGACACCTGGCCCACGGGGCTGTGGGAGCAACCGTTGCTGGACCGTATCGACCTGAGTGACAACCGACTGACCGACATTCCGGCAGCACTGATCAACCCGCCCCCTGAAGACCTGGCGCACAGTGCGCGGATCAGCGGCGTGACCCTCCTCGCGGACAACCCGCTGTCCGACGCCACGCTGCAGCAAGTCAACGCGTATGCCGGCCGGTTGCGTGAGGCCGGGCTGCTCACTGCGCAGCGGCCCAATGCCTTGGTGAGCACGGCCGGCAGGCGCAGCGCTCTTCTTGATGCAGACTTTGTGTCCGCCCCGTTCCAGCGTTGGACCCAAGGTCTCGACGCTGCTCAGGTGATTGCCCGTAGAGCCCAGTGGCGAGGTTTGCGCGGGCAGGCGGGCTCGGACGGCTTTTTCCAGATGTTGAACGACCTGCAGGAGGCCGGGGTCGGCCACGCGGAGTTGCAGCGACGGGTGTGGGAGGTGATCGATAGCGTCACCGAGCACACGGCCGAGTCCGAAGCCTTGCGCGAGCGCATGTTCGACTGGGCCGGACGCGCCGCCTGCTGCGACCGCGCCGCGTTGTCGTTCAGCAATGTGGAAGTCATGACCCTGGTGGAGCGGGCGCGAGCGCAGGCCACTGACCTGGCCCAGGGGCCGGCGTTGATGAAACTGTCCCGCGGGTTGTTTCGCCTGGATCAGGTCGAGAGCATCGCCTTGAACGATATCGCCACGCGCACTGCGGCGATCAACCAGGACCCGAGCCTGTCGACGGCGCAAAAACAGCACCGCATCGCCCAGCTTGAAGAAGTGGAAATCCGGCTGGCCTACCGCGTGGGGCTCAAGGGGCCGCAGCGCCTGGACCTACCGGGGCAGCCCGACCAGACGCGGTTTACCGTACTGGGCCGGGTCACCCCGGCCATGCTCGACGCGGCCGAGGCCCAGGTGCTCAGGCTCAACGGGTCGCCGCAGGAGTTCCAGGCGTTGATGGCCAGGGAGTTTTGGCAGGATTTCATCACCAGTAAATACCGCCCGCAGTTCGACACCCTCAGCAAGCCCTACCACGAACGCCTGGCGGTCTTGCATGACCAGGCTGAAGCGGGCTCGCTCAGCCGCGCGACCTATGAAGCCCAAGCCAAGGATTTGCAGGCACAACTGGCAGTGGAAGAGTCGGCCCTGATCGAAAGCCTGACGCGTCAGGAACTGCTTGAACACCCCCTGGACTGA
- a CDS encoding dermonecrotic toxin domain-containing protein — MPDSPTLRPGEQGRHYAFIRQAVSSCLVQSSPERRQALKHTSPQVPAWYAASSESQQAQLKALLDARCESLNALEKTLGKLQSVQTFGQPLLEAALKDAGFPLDVNRTWLRLYSPAEDAFGVATAGFQVKTLSLLQAALNNFEAREAAAGYFNVASGFITAPDARGHFERDTTAMPLDTFVQLCRQLDLGARYQAHLNALLYPSDTVAEGVLRERYLRYQKDALLAAAFLALLKGDIGADDHALLLRVAAGERPIMLGDKQVWYRTPCLMNLHLHDCLIIEPCVKYGYSDWFIAYLPDDPDHPIKRYASFSEFQNDLSRRLKTRNGRQDDYQRFISRFIAYKDRPHYFRRLTELVVDAPPQPFAAQWLRSEWGKLAAKIIAPSLAPLNSLPGAAQPQVRVPIADPEFNINADAIGGMWGEFDLWPQRFDAMRRRVLDDGRAQAIPTADADKAAGALRLQHYLNIGLFAVNLLAIAVPPLGAVMSVVMVGQMLYEVLDGVIELSQGDREAGWAHISDVLENLAQLAAGAAVFHFTVSPFIEHLQSVQLPSGKTRLWNPDLSAYEHTSPLPGEPVRDERGLHKVGDRHFLTLEGKRYSVRQDPLSEGYYIEHPSRPDAYRPQLVENGNGAWNHELEQPLSWQGVTLMRRLGPVVEGFSDLQLEQIRRVSGVEEDVLRRLHVDGEPVPAALLDTIRQFRAYDAAMEVARGIGAGLLPADLCGYAASLVVELPGWPPGKAIEALADAGLYEASVRYGDALASAADTLTVSRRELMTGQLPRRIVEFLDEAELDTLVGRQTRRDVPSRTAALRQQLQARAHYCRSRLMRSVYTSAEPMTDAAVKLVQRDFKGLPSLMVREMLADATPAEQAALARGVRVPLRLAEQARRLQQRVRLIHAYEGLYLEALANQDTEALVLNSLANLPGWHDGLRLEVLEGSLGGQLRASFGAADAAQYKALVRVAEGQYQAFDAQGQELHGVNGLYGALQHALTDAHRNAIGLPHVGQGEQLKNLLIAKALPRERLRQVLGMQSVRKPWFRWPQRLSDNRLGYPLSGRGRGTWRGIIEERVRNLYRTINPAQMEEYLRGRNLEDDSWLKALEAEFKLLDSVLSRWLVDGPRDRATLRLRRRLYDTLKAVWAKSGEWDVDVQGNYRGQRIRLNDTAMGAQIATLPPLPGNFDHVTSIHLPGCGLTDQGAGFLSAFRRLRILNLEGNQLTRLPEVCADMRYIEGLDLSDNAVVLTQEAALQIRAMHRMEWLALQGNPLSRPVDISRMPRLRWLYLSGCDLQAWPVGIFAFPRPREFLLELTGNRLTAIPDVAPGSERARVLARTAVTRDWLAPEVLVKLKLYLESVGLDPDRRLPPRGAQDSAHWMSGLTQEQWLSKQMDWNDLEEAVDSEPFFDEIRKLGEHLDQRPQAYKIDLTAKVWRMLEAMAGSADLRERLFQMAAAPTTCVDAGAQLFNAMGVEVLLHEALLLPNPDLKRLELLDLARGKARLDELGRIAHARVSELVDQGRPFPQYDSEGGLIQQVDAQGRPVPSIDEVEIHLAYVTRLADRLDLPWQTGMLYREPDVTDAMIEDAYTRVVALERGELLREGIIDQPFWVDYVQAEFPAEFEAVNARSEVLINRYAVLQDIRDDEYFAEMAKLGEERKNVLRRLTDRLMGRTPQNRK; from the coding sequence ATGCCTGATTCCCCAACCCTACGACCTGGCGAGCAAGGTCGGCATTATGCGTTCATTCGCCAGGCGGTCTCGTCCTGCCTGGTGCAATCCTCCCCCGAGCGTCGGCAGGCGCTCAAGCACACGTCGCCACAGGTGCCGGCATGGTACGCGGCGAGCAGCGAGTCCCAGCAGGCACAGCTCAAGGCTCTGCTGGACGCGCGTTGCGAATCGCTCAATGCGCTGGAGAAAACCCTGGGCAAGCTGCAGTCGGTGCAGACCTTCGGCCAACCCTTGTTGGAGGCGGCGCTCAAAGACGCGGGTTTCCCACTGGATGTGAACCGCACCTGGCTGCGCCTGTACAGCCCCGCCGAGGATGCGTTCGGGGTGGCCACGGCGGGGTTTCAGGTCAAGACCCTGTCCCTGTTGCAGGCGGCGCTGAACAATTTCGAAGCGCGGGAGGCCGCCGCCGGTTATTTCAACGTCGCCTCGGGGTTTATCACCGCGCCGGACGCCCGCGGGCACTTCGAGCGCGACACCACTGCCATGCCCCTGGACACGTTCGTCCAGTTGTGCCGGCAACTCGACTTGGGCGCGCGTTACCAGGCCCACCTCAACGCCTTGCTCTACCCGTCGGACACTGTGGCCGAAGGTGTCCTGCGCGAACGTTACCTGCGCTACCAGAAAGACGCGCTGTTGGCCGCGGCATTCCTCGCGCTGCTCAAGGGTGATATCGGCGCCGACGACCATGCGCTGCTGCTCAGGGTCGCCGCCGGCGAGCGCCCGATCATGCTCGGCGACAAGCAGGTGTGGTACCGCACGCCGTGTCTGATGAACCTGCACCTGCACGATTGCCTGATCATCGAGCCTTGCGTCAAATACGGGTACTCGGATTGGTTTATCGCCTATCTGCCCGATGACCCCGATCACCCCATCAAGCGCTATGCCTCCTTTAGCGAGTTCCAGAATGACCTGAGCCGGCGCCTCAAGACCCGCAATGGCCGCCAGGACGACTACCAGCGCTTTATCAGCCGGTTCATTGCCTACAAGGATCGGCCGCATTATTTCCGTCGTCTCACCGAACTGGTGGTGGACGCGCCGCCGCAACCGTTCGCCGCGCAGTGGCTGCGTTCGGAGTGGGGCAAACTGGCCGCGAAGATCATCGCGCCGTCGCTGGCACCGCTCAACTCCCTGCCCGGCGCGGCGCAACCGCAGGTGCGCGTACCGATCGCCGACCCTGAGTTCAATATCAATGCTGACGCCATCGGCGGCATGTGGGGCGAGTTCGACCTGTGGCCGCAGCGCTTCGACGCGATGCGTCGGCGTGTGCTCGATGACGGCCGCGCCCAGGCCATTCCCACCGCCGACGCCGACAAGGCCGCCGGCGCCCTGCGCCTGCAGCATTACCTGAATATCGGCCTGTTCGCGGTCAACCTGCTGGCCATTGCCGTACCGCCATTGGGCGCGGTGATGTCGGTGGTGATGGTCGGGCAGATGCTCTATGAAGTGCTCGACGGTGTGATCGAACTCAGCCAGGGCGACCGCGAGGCGGGTTGGGCGCATATCAGCGACGTGCTGGAAAACCTGGCGCAGTTGGCGGCGGGTGCGGCGGTGTTTCACTTCACGGTGTCGCCGTTTATCGAACACCTGCAGTCGGTGCAATTGCCCAGCGGCAAGACGCGCCTGTGGAACCCCGACCTGTCTGCCTACGAGCACACGAGCCCTTTGCCCGGTGAGCCGGTTCGCGATGAGCGCGGGCTGCACAAGGTCGGTGATCGTCATTTTCTGACCCTGGAGGGCAAGCGCTACAGCGTGCGCCAGGACCCGCTGAGCGAGGGTTACTACATCGAGCATCCCAGTCGCCCCGATGCCTATCGACCGCAACTGGTGGAAAACGGCAACGGCGCCTGGAACCACGAGTTGGAGCAGCCCCTGAGTTGGCAAGGGGTGACGTTGATGCGTCGTCTGGGGCCGGTGGTGGAGGGGTTCAGCGATCTGCAACTGGAACAGATCCGCCGTGTCAGTGGCGTAGAAGAAGACGTGCTGCGCCGCCTGCATGTGGACGGCGAACCGGTGCCGGCGGCGCTGTTGGATACGATTCGCCAGTTCCGTGCCTACGACGCTGCGATGGAAGTGGCCCGTGGGATCGGTGCGGGCCTATTGCCCGCCGATCTGTGCGGCTATGCGGCGTCGCTGGTCGTCGAGCTGCCTGGCTGGCCGCCGGGCAAGGCGATCGAAGCACTGGCGGACGCTGGCCTGTACGAGGCCTCGGTCAGGTACGGCGACGCCCTGGCGAGCGCGGCGGACACCCTGACGGTCAGCCGCCGCGAGCTGATGACCGGGCAATTACCCCGGCGCATCGTTGAATTCCTCGACGAAGCCGAGCTCGATACCCTCGTGGGCCGCCAAACGCGGCGCGACGTGCCGTCGCGGACCGCCGCTTTGCGCCAGCAGTTGCAGGCCCGGGCGCACTACTGCCGCTCCCGCCTGATGCGCAGCGTGTACACCTCTGCCGAACCGATGACCGACGCGGCGGTGAAGTTGGTGCAGCGTGACTTCAAGGGGCTACCGAGCTTGATGGTGCGCGAGATGCTGGCCGACGCCACACCGGCAGAGCAGGCGGCCTTGGCGCGCGGAGTGCGGGTGCCGTTGCGGTTGGCGGAACAAGCGCGACGGCTGCAGCAACGGGTGCGGCTGATACATGCATACGAAGGGCTCTACCTCGAAGCCCTGGCCAACCAAGACACCGAAGCCCTGGTGCTCAACAGCCTGGCCAACCTTCCCGGTTGGCACGATGGCCTGCGCCTGGAGGTGCTCGAAGGCAGCCTGGGGGGCCAATTGCGTGCCAGTTTCGGTGCGGCGGATGCCGCGCAGTACAAGGCGCTGGTGCGGGTCGCTGAGGGGCAGTATCAGGCGTTCGATGCCCAGGGTCAGGAGTTGCATGGAGTGAACGGTCTGTACGGGGCCCTGCAACATGCATTGACCGACGCCCACCGCAACGCGATCGGCTTGCCCCATGTCGGGCAGGGCGAACAGCTGAAAAACCTGCTGATCGCCAAGGCCCTGCCCCGCGAGCGGCTGCGCCAGGTGCTCGGTATGCAGTCGGTACGCAAACCCTGGTTCAGGTGGCCGCAACGCCTGTCCGACAACCGTTTGGGCTATCCCCTCAGCGGGCGTGGGCGCGGCACTTGGCGCGGGATCATCGAAGAGCGCGTGAGGAACCTCTACCGCACCATCAACCCCGCGCAGATGGAGGAGTACCTGCGCGGCCGCAACCTGGAAGATGACAGCTGGCTCAAGGCGTTGGAAGCCGAGTTCAAGCTACTGGACAGCGTCTTGAGCCGCTGGTTGGTGGACGGCCCCAGGGACAGGGCGACCCTCAGGCTCCGCCGCAGGCTGTATGACACCCTTAAAGCGGTCTGGGCCAAAAGCGGTGAGTGGGATGTCGATGTGCAGGGCAACTACCGTGGGCAGCGGATACGTCTGAATGACACGGCGATGGGCGCACAAATCGCAACCCTGCCGCCATTGCCGGGTAACTTCGACCATGTCACCAGCATTCACTTGCCCGGGTGCGGGTTGACCGATCAGGGGGCGGGATTTCTATCGGCTTTTCGTCGCTTACGCATCCTCAACCTGGAGGGCAACCAACTGACGCGCTTGCCCGAAGTGTGTGCGGACATGCGGTACATCGAAGGCCTGGACCTGTCCGACAACGCAGTGGTGCTCACACAGGAGGCTGCGTTGCAGATCCGCGCCATGCATCGCATGGAATGGCTGGCGCTGCAGGGCAACCCGTTGTCCAGGCCAGTGGACATCAGCCGTATGCCACGGCTGCGATGGCTGTATCTGTCGGGTTGCGATTTGCAGGCGTGGCCCGTCGGAATATTTGCCTTCCCACGGCCACGGGAGTTTCTGTTGGAACTGACCGGTAACCGCCTCACGGCCATCCCGGACGTTGCCCCCGGTTCCGAGCGGGCAAGGGTCCTGGCCAGGACGGCGGTGACCCGGGATTGGCTGGCCCCCGAGGTACTCGTCAAGCTCAAGTTGTACCTCGAATCCGTCGGCCTGGACCCGGATCGACGGTTGCCGCCACGCGGCGCCCAGGACAGCGCGCACTGGATGAGTGGGCTGACCCAGGAGCAGTGGCTGAGTAAGCAAATGGACTGGAATGACCTGGAAGAGGCGGTGGACAGCGAGCCGTTTTTCGATGAAATCCGCAAGCTCGGCGAACACCTGGATCAACGACCGCAGGCGTACAAGATCGACTTGACCGCCAAGGTCTGGCGCATGCTGGAGGCGATGGCGGGTAGTGCCGACCTGCGCGAGCGCTTGTTCCAGATGGCCGCGGCGCCCACCACCTGTGTCGATGCAGGGGCGCAGTTGTTCAATGCCATGGGGGTCGAGGTACTGCTGCATGAGGCGTTGTTGCTGCCCAATCCTGACTTGAAGCGGTTGGAACTGTTGGACCTGGCCAGGGGCAAGGCACGGCTCGATGAGCTGGGACGCATCGCCCATGCCCGGGTGAGTGAGCTGGTCGACCAGGGGCGCCCGTTCCCCCAATACGACAGCGAGGGCGGCCTGATTCAGCAGGTCGACGCCCAGGGCCGCCCGGTGCCCAGTATCGATGAGGTGGAAATTCATTTGGCCTATGTCACGCGGCTGGCCGATCGGCTGGACCTGCCGTGGCAGACGGGCATGTTGTACCGGGAACCGGACGTCACCGACGCGATGATCGAAGACGCCTACACGCGCGTCGTCGCGCTGGAGCGTGGCGAGCTGTTACGCGAGGGCATCATCGACCAACCGTTCTGGGTCGACTATGTACAGGCGGAGTTTCCCGCTGAGTTCGAGGCTGTCAACGCCAGGAGCGAGGTATTGATTAACCGGTATGCGGTCCTGCAGGACATCCGCGACGACGAGTATTTTGCCGAGATGGCCAAGCTCGGCGAGGAACGCAAAAACGTCCTGCGCCGGCTGACTGACCGCTTGATGGGGCGTACGCCTCAGAATAGGAAGTAA